Proteins encoded together in one Marinithermus hydrothermalis DSM 14884 window:
- a CDS encoding CPBP family intramembrane glutamic endopeptidase, translating into MGSPVRFLFQLQATLLLVGLVWMGLGGYALVARPDPFRDTVAFLALFGALVGLEGVFRRAFPRSLDQAEGMLRQLGRALRRLGFGHTHGLALALLSGTAEEVFFRGGLQNLLLGFLPGGSAILLQAGVFAALHPVSDRRAWAYPVWTFLAGVLFGVTYAVTGSLIPGILAHYLYNAKGFYAMLDSSHPDPH; encoded by the coding sequence ATGGGTAGCCCCGTTCGTTTCCTTTTCCAGCTACAAGCCACGCTGCTGCTCGTGGGGCTCGTGTGGATGGGGCTCGGGGGATACGCCCTTGTCGCACGCCCGGATCCCTTTCGGGACACGGTCGCCTTCCTGGCGCTGTTCGGCGCGCTCGTGGGCCTCGAAGGCGTGTTTCGCCGGGCCTTTCCGCGATCTTTGGACCAGGCGGAAGGCATGCTGCGCCAGCTAGGGCGCGCCCTTCGGCGGCTCGGGTTTGGGCATACACACGGGCTTGCCCTGGCGCTGCTCAGCGGCACCGCGGAGGAGGTGTTCTTCCGAGGAGGGCTGCAAAACCTTTTATTAGGCTTCCTTCCGGGAGGGAGCGCTATTCTCCTGCAAGCCGGGGTCTTCGCCGCGCTTCACCCGGTTTCCGATCGACGCGCCTGGGCGTACCCGGTCTGGACGTTCCTCGCCGGCGTGCTGTTTGGGGTGACGTACGCGGTGACAGGCAGCCTCATCCCGGGGATCCTGGCGCATTATTTGTATAACGCCAAGGGGTTTTACGCCATGCTGGACTCGTCCCACCCTGATCCGCATTGA
- the icd gene encoding NADP-dependent isocitrate dehydrogenase translates to MAYQKIRVPEGDKITLENGKLNVPDQPIIAFIEGDGTGPDIWRAAQPVLDAAVERAYGGRRRIAWMEVYAGEKANRVYGEEVWLPEETLEAIDEYVIAIKGPLTTPVGTGIRSINVALRQKLDLYACVRPVRHFTGVPSPVRHPELVNMVVFRENTEDIYAGIEWKKGSEEVKKFLSLLREHFPEAYQKIRFPETSGIGIKPVSEEGTKRLVEAAIQYAIDNDLPSVTLVHKGNIMKFTEGAFRDWGYEVARERFGAEPLDGGPWHVLKNPKTGKEIVVKDVIADAMLQQVLTRPAEYSVIATLNLNGDYLSDALAAQVGGIGIAPGANINYKTGRAIFEATHGTAPKYAGQDKVNPSSVILSGEMMLRHLGWHEAADLIIQAMNRTIQQGRVTYDFHRLLVAEGKPATLLKTSEFGQALIENMG, encoded by the coding sequence ATGGCGTACCAGAAGATTCGAGTTCCTGAGGGCGACAAGATCACGCTCGAAAACGGTAAACTCAACGTCCCGGATCAGCCCATCATCGCCTTCATCGAGGGCGACGGGACCGGCCCCGATATCTGGAGAGCCGCCCAGCCGGTCCTGGACGCTGCCGTAGAACGGGCGTACGGGGGCCGACGGCGGATCGCCTGGATGGAGGTGTACGCTGGGGAAAAGGCCAATCGGGTCTACGGCGAGGAGGTCTGGCTCCCTGAGGAAACCCTCGAGGCCATCGACGAGTACGTGATCGCGATCAAGGGTCCGCTCACCACGCCGGTCGGGACCGGGATCCGCTCGATCAACGTGGCCCTGCGCCAGAAGCTAGACCTGTACGCGTGCGTGCGGCCGGTGCGGCACTTTACGGGCGTGCCCAGCCCGGTGCGGCACCCGGAGCTCGTGAACATGGTGGTCTTCCGGGAGAACACGGAGGACATCTACGCAGGGATCGAGTGGAAGAAGGGCAGCGAGGAGGTCAAGAAGTTCCTGAGCCTGCTCCGCGAGCACTTCCCGGAAGCCTACCAGAAGATCCGCTTCCCCGAGACCTCGGGCATCGGAATCAAGCCCGTGAGCGAGGAGGGCACGAAACGCCTGGTGGAGGCCGCGATCCAGTACGCGATTGACAACGACCTGCCCAGCGTCACCCTCGTGCATAAGGGCAACATCATGAAGTTCACCGAGGGCGCGTTCCGCGACTGGGGGTACGAGGTTGCGCGGGAGCGCTTTGGGGCCGAGCCCCTCGACGGCGGTCCCTGGCACGTCCTGAAGAACCCCAAGACCGGCAAGGAGATCGTCGTGAAGGACGTGATCGCGGACGCGATGCTGCAGCAGGTCCTCACCCGTCCCGCCGAGTACAGCGTGATCGCCACGCTGAACCTGAACGGCGACTACCTCTCCGACGCCCTCGCCGCGCAGGTAGGCGGGATCGGCATCGCCCCCGGCGCGAACATCAACTACAAGACCGGCCGGGCGATCTTCGAGGCCACGCATGGCACCGCACCCAAGTACGCCGGCCAGGACAAGGTCAACCCCTCCTCGGTCATCCTCTCCGGCGAGATGATGCTGCGCCACCTCGGCTGGCACGAGGCCGCGGACCTGATCATCCAGGCCATGAACCGCACGATCCAGCAGGGCCGCGTCACCTACGACTTCCACCGCCTCCTCGTCGCCGAAGGCAAGCCGGCCACCCTCCTCAAGACCAGCGAGTTCGGTCAGGCCTTGATCGAGAACATGGGTTAA
- a CDS encoding NUDIX hydrolase produces MRPWKRLSIEDLITHPVHIVRERVRTHTGKELEYVYRPGPVEAVFVLPVTPQGTGLFIRQYRHPTGRFLVEVPAGKVDPGETPEAAARREVLEEVGAAVDTLTPLPPFHPQPSFTAVVFRPFVAFGARQVQPPTLEDGELIETLELPLVEAYQRLEAGEIEDAATALTLFYAERHLRAQGLLG; encoded by the coding sequence ATGCGTCCCTGGAAGCGCCTCAGCATAGAGGACCTGATCACCCACCCGGTGCACATCGTCCGCGAACGGGTCCGAACGCACACCGGGAAGGAGCTGGAGTACGTGTACCGCCCCGGCCCCGTCGAGGCGGTGTTCGTGCTCCCCGTCACCCCTCAGGGTACGGGCCTGTTCATCCGCCAGTACCGCCACCCCACGGGCCGTTTCCTCGTCGAGGTGCCCGCCGGCAAGGTAGACCCAGGGGAAACCCCGGAGGCTGCCGCGCGGCGAGAGGTGCTGGAAGAGGTGGGCGCGGCCGTGGATACCCTCACCCCCTTGCCTCCCTTCCATCCGCAGCCCTCCTTCACCGCGGTGGTCTTCCGCCCCTTCGTGGCCTTCGGCGCTCGGCAGGTGCAACCCCCCACCCTCGAGGACGGAGAGTTGATCGAGACCCTCGAGCTCCCGCTCGTTGAGGCGTACCAGCGGCTCGAGGCTGGAGAGATCGAGGACGCGGCCACCGCCCTGACCCTCTTTTACGCTGAGCGTCACCTGCGGGCCCAAGGGCTGCTCGGTTAG
- the mraZ gene encoding division/cell wall cluster transcriptional repressor MraZ: MPFGEYQYSLDDKGRVVIPAPFREFIEDGLVLTRGMEGCLYVFPLANWRKIEEQLVGLSLTDAESRAFVRFFYSGAYKTRLDNQGRVLIPPTLRQFAGLENDVIIAGAPNRLEIWSEARWWEAIQNVMQNPPAPEALRSLTG; this comes from the coding sequence ATGCCGTTCGGTGAGTATCAGTACAGCCTGGACGACAAGGGGCGGGTGGTGATCCCGGCCCCTTTCCGGGAGTTCATCGAGGACGGCCTGGTCCTCACCCGCGGGATGGAGGGCTGCCTGTACGTCTTCCCCCTGGCGAACTGGCGCAAGATCGAGGAGCAGCTCGTCGGCCTCTCCCTCACGGACGCCGAGTCCCGCGCCTTCGTGCGCTTCTTCTACTCCGGCGCCTACAAAACCCGGCTGGACAACCAGGGGCGCGTGTTAATCCCTCCCACCCTACGCCAGTTCGCCGGCCTGGAAAACGACGTGATCATCGCCGGCGCCCCGAACCGCCTGGAAATCTGGAGCGAAGCGCGGTGGTGGGAAGCCATCCAGAACGTCATGCAGAACCCGCCCGCGCCTGAAGCCTTGAGGAGTCTCACCGGATGA